One stretch of Zhihengliuella flava DNA includes these proteins:
- a CDS encoding helix-turn-helix transcriptional regulator produces the protein MTPTSRAPETEERTRDRVLQAVLKQGPVSAAELGESLGFTPAAVRRHLDTLSKQGLVEVKLVANQAGGAGRPARRYVLSQRGQTKLGNDYLDIATEALTDLAHVAGEDAVRQFAARRFAAMEKKYQPIVDAAGDDVAARADALAGALADDGFVGYTRDIGANLPEALQGIQLCQGHCPIQGLAGEFDAFCDEETKIFARLLGVDVRRLSTLASGGHVCTTHVPVGRHKTPQRAEKRTRIKINKQERPR, from the coding sequence ATGACGCCCACGTCCCGGGCACCAGAGACCGAGGAACGCACCCGAGATCGCGTGTTGCAGGCCGTCCTCAAGCAGGGGCCGGTGAGCGCCGCCGAGCTCGGGGAGTCCCTCGGCTTCACCCCTGCCGCGGTGCGCCGACACTTGGACACGCTGAGTAAGCAAGGGCTTGTCGAGGTCAAGCTGGTCGCCAATCAGGCGGGTGGCGCCGGTCGCCCTGCTCGTCGCTACGTCCTCAGCCAGCGCGGTCAAACAAAACTCGGCAACGACTACCTCGATATCGCCACCGAAGCCCTGACGGACCTAGCCCATGTGGCGGGCGAGGACGCGGTCCGGCAATTCGCCGCGCGCCGCTTCGCCGCCATGGAGAAGAAGTATCAGCCGATCGTCGACGCCGCCGGTGACGACGTGGCGGCGCGGGCTGACGCTCTGGCTGGGGCGCTGGCTGACGACGGATTCGTCGGCTATACCCGCGATATCGGCGCGAACCTTCCCGAGGCGCTTCAGGGCATTCAGCTCTGCCAAGGGCATTGTCCCATTCAGGGATTAGCGGGCGAGTTTGATGCGTTCTGTGATGAGGAGACCAAAATTTTTGCGCGGCTGCTCGGCGTGGATGTGCGCCGATTGTCCACGCTCGCCAGTGGCGGCCACGTGTGCACCACTCACGTCCCCGTCGGGCGACATAAGACCCCGCAACGTGCGGAAAAGAGAACTCGAATCAAGATCAACAAGCAGGAGAGGCCGCGATGA
- the sufB gene encoding Fe-S cluster assembly protein SufB: MTDQIAQETADPGVITEILEKNPELHGIGNYEYGWADKNDAGANAKRGLDEAVVRDISAKKGEPEWMLEMRLKGLKYFERKPMPTWGADLSGIDFDNIKYFVRSTEKQATTWDDLPEDIKNTYDKLGIPEAEKQRLVAGVAAQYESEVVYHQLREDLEKQGVIFLDTDTGLKEYPEIFQEYFGSVIPVGDNKFGSLNTAVWSGGSFVYVPKGVHVEIPLQAYFRINTENMGQFERTLIIADEDSYVHYIEGCTAPIYQSDSLHSAVVEIVVKKGARVRYTTIQNWSNNVYNLVTKRAICEEGATMEWVDGNIGSKVTMKYPAVYLVGEHAKGETLSIAFAGEGQHQDTGSKMVHIAPNTSSSIVAKSVARNGGRSAYRGLVQVREGAKGVKNSVVCDALLVDTISRSDTYPYIDVREDDVTMGHEATVSRVSEEQLFYLMSRGLEEDEAMAMIVRGFVEPIARELPMEYALELNRLIELQMEGSVG; encoded by the coding sequence ATGACGGATCAGATTGCACAGGAGACCGCCGATCCCGGCGTGATCACCGAGATCCTGGAGAAGAATCCGGAGCTCCACGGGATTGGTAACTACGAGTACGGTTGGGCCGACAAGAACGACGCCGGTGCCAACGCCAAGCGCGGCCTAGACGAAGCGGTCGTGCGGGATATCTCGGCCAAGAAGGGCGAGCCCGAGTGGATGCTCGAGATGCGCCTGAAGGGCCTCAAGTACTTCGAGCGCAAGCCGATGCCGACGTGGGGTGCCGACCTGTCCGGCATCGACTTCGACAACATCAAGTACTTCGTTCGTTCGACGGAGAAGCAGGCCACCACGTGGGACGACCTGCCCGAGGACATCAAGAACACCTACGACAAGCTGGGCATCCCGGAGGCGGAAAAGCAGCGCTTGGTTGCCGGTGTGGCCGCGCAGTACGAGTCCGAGGTGGTCTACCACCAGCTGCGTGAGGACCTTGAGAAGCAGGGCGTGATCTTCCTCGACACGGATACGGGCCTGAAGGAGTACCCGGAGATTTTCCAGGAGTACTTTGGCTCCGTCATTCCGGTCGGAGACAACAAGTTCGGTTCGCTGAACACGGCCGTGTGGTCCGGTGGGTCCTTCGTTTACGTTCCCAAGGGCGTTCACGTGGAGATCCCGCTGCAGGCCTACTTCCGGATCAACACCGAAAACATGGGTCAGTTCGAGCGCACCCTCATCATCGCCGACGAGGACTCCTACGTGCACTACATCGAGGGCTGCACGGCGCCGATCTACCAGTCGGATTCCCTGCACTCGGCCGTGGTGGAGATCGTGGTGAAGAAGGGCGCTCGCGTTCGCTACACGACCATCCAGAACTGGTCCAACAACGTGTATAACCTGGTCACCAAGCGCGCGATCTGCGAAGAGGGCGCCACCATGGAGTGGGTCGACGGCAACATCGGCTCGAAGGTCACCATGAAGTACCCGGCCGTCTACCTCGTCGGCGAGCATGCGAAGGGCGAGACCCTCTCGATCGCCTTCGCCGGTGAGGGCCAGCATCAGGACACCGGCTCCAAGATGGTGCACATTGCCCCGAACACGTCCTCGTCGATTGTCGCCAAATCGGTGGCCCGCAACGGCGGACGCTCCGCTTACCGTGGCCTCGTCCAGGTGCGCGAGGGCGCGAAGGGCGTGAAGAACTCGGTGGTCTGTGACGCCCTGCTCGTCGACACGATCAGCCGCTCCGATACCTACCCGTACATCGATGTCCGTGAGGACGACGTGACGATGGGGCACGAGGCGACGGTCTCCCGCGTCTCGGAGGAGCAGCTGTTCTACCTCATGTCGCGTGGCCTCGAGGAAGACGAGGCCATGGCCATGATCGTCCGCGGCTTCGTCGAGCCCATCGCCCGCGAGCTGCCGATGGAATACGCGCTCGAGCTCAACCGCCTCATTGAACTTCAGATGGAAGGATCCGTCGGTTAA
- the sufD gene encoding Fe-S cluster assembly protein SufD yields MTDTATTLSGEKARIGAPSIAGFTEEGENLSPLNESSSPIGGDASTAHSHGPAAEVPAASRGERPTSYNLEDFPKLNGREEDWRFTPLKRLGGLHKGAPTGAAPAVALSGTANATLETVSMDDARVGSAGIPDDRVSANAWNAAAEASVLTIGAGAEDVEATLTITGEHREAAAQHVVIVAEANSSAVVVLDHVGSAVVAQNVEIDVREGAKLTLVSLQAWEDDSIHLSTQQAVVAKDAYYKHVAVSFGGDVVRLTPSAKFSAPGAEAEMYGLYYADAGQHLEHRLLVDHNQPRCTSNVLYKGALQGEGAHTVWVGDVLIRKNAEGTDSYEANRNLVLTDGTRADSVPNLEIETGQIEGAGHASTTGRFDDEHLFYLMARGIDEKTARRLVVRGFLNEIIQKIGVTDLEERLNETVEAELAATDN; encoded by the coding sequence ATGACTGATACCGCAACTACACTCTCCGGCGAGAAGGCGCGCATCGGCGCGCCGTCGATCGCAGGATTCACCGAGGAAGGCGAGAACCTCTCCCCGCTGAACGAGTCGAGCTCCCCGATTGGCGGCGACGCGTCGACGGCGCACAGCCACGGCCCGGCCGCTGAGGTGCCGGCGGCGTCGCGCGGTGAACGCCCGACGAGCTACAACCTCGAGGACTTCCCGAAGCTCAACGGCCGTGAAGAAGACTGGCGCTTCACCCCGCTGAAGCGCTTGGGCGGACTGCACAAAGGTGCGCCGACCGGCGCGGCTCCGGCCGTGGCGCTCTCCGGCACGGCGAACGCCACCCTCGAGACCGTGAGCATGGACGACGCCCGCGTGGGCAGTGCCGGTATCCCGGATGACCGCGTTTCCGCCAACGCGTGGAACGCCGCCGCCGAGGCCTCAGTGCTGACGATCGGCGCGGGCGCCGAAGACGTCGAGGCGACGCTGACCATCACGGGCGAGCACCGCGAGGCCGCCGCCCAGCACGTGGTGATCGTGGCCGAGGCCAACTCGAGCGCCGTCGTCGTCCTGGATCACGTTGGCTCCGCTGTGGTTGCTCAGAACGTCGAGATCGACGTGCGTGAGGGTGCCAAGCTGACACTCGTCTCGCTGCAGGCGTGGGAAGACGACTCGATCCACCTGTCCACCCAGCAGGCCGTGGTGGCCAAGGACGCCTACTACAAGCACGTGGCCGTCTCCTTTGGTGGCGATGTGGTGCGCCTGACCCCATCCGCCAAGTTCTCGGCGCCGGGCGCCGAGGCTGAGATGTACGGCCTCTACTACGCGGACGCCGGTCAGCACTTGGAGCACCGGCTCCTCGTGGACCACAACCAGCCCCGCTGCACCTCCAACGTGCTCTACAAGGGCGCGCTGCAGGGCGAGGGCGCGCACACGGTGTGGGTGGGCGACGTGCTGATCCGCAAGAACGCCGAGGGAACCGACTCCTACGAGGCCAACCGCAACCTCGTCCTCACGGACGGCACGCGCGCGGACTCGGTGCCGAACCTCGAAATCGAGACCGGCCAGATCGAGGGTGCTGGCCACGCCAGCACCACGGGCCGCTTCGACGACGAGCACCTGTTCTACCTGATGGCTCGCGGCATCGACGAGAAGACCGCGCGCCGACTCGTGGTCCGCGGCTTCCTCAACGAGATCATCCAAAAGATCGGCGTGACCGACCTCGAAGAGCGCCTCAACGAGACGGTCGAAGCCGAACTGGCTGCCACCGACAACTAG
- a CDS encoding GNAT family N-acetyltransferase: MPDTASHIRAAEPRDVPVLLAMITDLAEYEREPDAVKNTGALLHEHLFGPHPTVFAHVAEDHTGAGEPHIVGMAIWYLTYSTWEGVHGIHLEDLYVREEARGGGHGRNLLSTLAAIAVDRDYARLEWQVLNWNEPALGFYDALGASALTDWTTRRLDGDALAAVAATAPSAARAASTTSEES, from the coding sequence ATGCCTGACACTGCATCTCACATTCGAGCCGCCGAGCCGCGCGACGTCCCCGTCCTGCTGGCGATGATCACCGACCTCGCCGAGTATGAGCGGGAGCCGGATGCCGTGAAGAATACCGGCGCGCTGCTGCACGAACACCTCTTCGGCCCTCACCCCACAGTCTTTGCGCACGTTGCGGAGGACCATACGGGCGCGGGCGAACCACACATCGTCGGCATGGCCATCTGGTACCTCACGTACTCGACGTGGGAGGGCGTCCACGGGATCCATCTTGAGGATCTGTATGTGCGTGAGGAGGCTCGCGGCGGCGGGCACGGGCGAAATCTGCTGTCGACGCTGGCCGCCATCGCGGTCGATCGCGATTATGCCCGCTTGGAATGGCAAGTCCTCAACTGGAACGAGCCTGCACTTGGCTTTTACGACGCGCTGGGGGCTAGCGCACTGACGGATTGGACCACACGCCGGCTGGACGGCGACGCCTTGGCAGCGGTAGCCGCCACAGCGCCATCCGCCGCGCGCGCCGCCTCGACCACGAGTGAGGAATCCTGA
- a CDS encoding ABC transporter permease, translating to MSLYLPHSGPNAASLLARVIHQGRYETALMLRNGEQLVLAVVLPLLALVALTLVDLLDGIGPSRIDAAAPGVLALCVMSTAFTGQGIATGFDRRYGVLTFLSTTPLGRAGLIFGKALAVLAVLGVQLVVVGGTAVALGWRPDPVGCLIALGLLVLGSGAFTSLGLLIAGTVRPEATLAITNLAWVLLAAGGGILIPGSQLPGALASIVAALPSAALGDAMRTALLDGGFAVGDVALLALWAVLASVAASRWFKWT from the coding sequence GTGAGCCTCTACTTGCCGCACTCTGGCCCGAATGCCGCGTCCCTGCTGGCCCGCGTCATTCATCAGGGCCGCTACGAAACGGCCCTCATGCTCCGCAACGGCGAACAACTCGTCCTCGCCGTCGTCCTGCCGCTGCTGGCCCTCGTGGCCCTGACCTTGGTTGACCTCCTCGATGGGATCGGCCCTTCGCGGATCGACGCCGCGGCGCCGGGCGTTCTGGCGCTCTGCGTGATGTCGACGGCGTTCACGGGTCAGGGTATCGCCACGGGGTTTGACCGCCGCTACGGCGTGCTGACCTTTCTCTCCACCACGCCCTTGGGACGCGCGGGGCTGATCTTCGGCAAGGCGCTGGCCGTTCTGGCGGTCCTTGGAGTACAGCTCGTCGTCGTCGGCGGTACCGCCGTGGCCCTCGGGTGGCGACCGGACCCGGTGGGTTGCCTCATCGCGCTAGGGCTGCTCGTGCTCGGCTCGGGAGCGTTCACCTCGCTCGGGCTGCTCATTGCGGGAACCGTGCGGCCGGAGGCCACACTGGCCATCACTAATCTCGCGTGGGTCCTGCTCGCAGCCGGGGGCGGCATCCTCATCCCCGGCAGTCAGCTGCCTGGCGCCCTGGCGAGCATTGTCGCGGCCCTGCCCTCGGCCGCACTCGGTGACGCCATGCGCACGGCCCTACTCGACGGCGGCTTTGCCGTCGGGGACGTCGCGCTCCTCGCCCTATGGGCCGTGCTCGCCTCCGTGGCGGCCTCCCGCTGGTTCAAGTGGACTTAA
- a CDS encoding COX15/CtaA family protein: MKGTENIMTQTSSWTRRLPTRVGRGVHALAIASLISQIGIIVTGGAVRLTESGLGCSEWPHCVPGSMTPTPEMGIHGVIEFGNRTLTFVLSAIAVAMIVAVWNMRRTHPVIFRLAIGLFCVIPAQALIGGITVWTDLNPWIVSLHFIVSATVVGFATLLVNRTAMYLRQDDTVAPPRVPLGSRPAAWIMLVSAAAAVVLGTVVTGTGPHAGDASSPRHPFDAEIVTRLHTAPVYVLLAATVVLTVLIFARAQPDAATRRLRTGLVLLLAVLLAQAGLGYWQHFTGLPIGLVLLHMLGSALLVSTAVNVWDRSTGRFPL; encoded by the coding sequence ATGAAAGGCACTGAAAACATCATGACCCAGACCTCCTCGTGGACCCGCCGGCTCCCGACCCGCGTTGGCCGCGGCGTCCATGCGCTGGCGATTGCCTCCCTCATTTCACAGATTGGCATCATCGTCACCGGTGGCGCCGTCCGGCTCACCGAGTCTGGCCTCGGCTGTTCCGAGTGGCCCCACTGCGTGCCCGGCTCCATGACGCCGACCCCGGAAATGGGCATCCACGGGGTCATTGAGTTCGGCAATAGGACGTTGACCTTTGTCCTCAGCGCGATCGCCGTCGCGATGATTGTTGCCGTGTGGAACATGCGCCGAACTCATCCGGTGATTTTCCGGCTCGCCATCGGCCTGTTCTGCGTGATCCCCGCGCAGGCACTCATCGGTGGGATCACCGTGTGGACGGACCTCAATCCATGGATCGTAAGCCTCCACTTCATCGTGTCCGCGACCGTCGTCGGCTTTGCGACGCTGCTCGTTAACCGGACGGCGATGTACCTGCGGCAGGATGACACCGTCGCCCCACCCAGAGTGCCCCTTGGGTCCCGGCCCGCTGCGTGGATCATGCTCGTCTCCGCGGCGGCCGCCGTCGTTCTGGGCACGGTGGTCACCGGTACGGGACCGCATGCTGGCGATGCCTCCAGTCCTCGTCACCCCTTCGACGCTGAGATCGTTACCCGGCTGCATACGGCGCCGGTGTACGTGTTGCTGGCAGCGACCGTGGTTCTCACCGTGCTGATCTTCGCGCGCGCTCAACCCGACGCCGCGACGCGGCGACTGCGCACCGGACTCGTCCTGCTCCTTGCCGTCCTGCTGGCCCAAGCCGGATTGGGGTACTGGCAGCACTTCACTGGCCTGCCCATCGGGCTGGTGTTGTTGCACATGTTGGGCTCTGCCCTGCTGGTCTCGACCGCCGTTAACGTGTGGGACCGTTCCACGGGCCGGTTTCCCCTCTAG
- a CDS encoding ABC transporter ATP-binding protein, whose amino-acid sequence MPASSTALIVDELRKDFGPVPALDGRMLRVLHGVSLRADFGSVTTLLGTNGAGKSTTLACAQGLLKPDGGSVTLLGEDPSSANAALRSRVGVMLQDGGLPPSVRPVSLLRHLARMYRNPANVGELVRRLAIEDFAATSIRRLSGGQKQRVALAAALVGRPEVIFLDEPSAGLDPQSRHTVFELIGELREAGLAIILTTHLMDDAQRLSDYVYIIDSGRNVAEGTVAELTASAASESRIVDLTTNAPLNADSLHSSTGLTLTRRDGDHYRITGLHTAADLAAATAWLAHQEVLPSSLTLQARTLEDVFLDLATTKEEGA is encoded by the coding sequence GTGCCTGCGTCATCCACTGCTTTGATTGTTGACGAGCTCCGGAAAGACTTCGGTCCCGTCCCGGCGCTCGATGGCCGCATGCTCCGCGTCCTGCATGGCGTGAGCCTCAGGGCCGACTTCGGCTCAGTGACCACGCTTCTCGGGACCAACGGTGCCGGCAAGTCCACCACGCTCGCTTGTGCCCAAGGACTGTTGAAGCCTGACGGCGGCTCCGTCACACTCCTCGGTGAGGACCCATCGTCCGCCAACGCCGCACTACGCTCCCGCGTCGGCGTCATGCTGCAGGACGGCGGCCTACCACCGTCGGTTCGACCTGTGTCACTCCTCAGACATCTCGCCAGAATGTACCGCAACCCGGCCAACGTCGGCGAGCTGGTGCGACGGCTGGCTATCGAGGACTTCGCCGCCACCTCAATTCGGCGACTCTCCGGCGGGCAAAAGCAGCGAGTAGCGCTCGCCGCAGCGCTGGTGGGCCGCCCCGAGGTCATTTTTCTCGACGAACCCAGCGCTGGCCTCGATCCCCAGTCCCGTCACACGGTGTTCGAGCTCATCGGCGAGCTCCGCGAAGCCGGCTTGGCCATCATCTTGACGACGCACCTCATGGATGACGCTCAGCGCCTCTCCGATTACGTGTACATCATCGATTCCGGCCGCAATGTCGCCGAAGGAACAGTTGCGGAGCTCACGGCCAGCGCCGCGAGCGAATCACGCATCGTGGATCTAACCACCAATGCCCCGCTTAACGCCGATTCGCTGCACTCCTCGACCGGGTTGACCCTTACGCGCCGCGACGGAGACCACTACCGCATCACCGGCCTGCATACCGCTGCGGACCTCGCCGCGGCCACCGCGTGGCTGGCCCATCAGGAGGTGCTCCCGTCCTCGCTCACTCTGCAGGCCCGCACGCTCGAAGACGTCTTTCTTGACCTTGCAACCACGAAGGAGGAGGGGGCGTGA